DNA from Asanoa sp. WMMD1127:
TAGAGCCCACCGTCCGGATGCACCGCCACGTCCTCCGGCCCGACGGCACCGACCGCGCCGACCGACCGCAAAATTGGCGTCGGCATCGGCGGCCGGCTCGCGCGAAGACGGGCGCGGGGCGGCGGCGCCGGCGCCCGCCAGACAACCGGGTCGATCCGAGGACGCATGGCCCGCACACTAACGCACATCGATCTCCACGACACCTGCCCAGACCCCACACGACATCCGCCACGACCAGGGACCACAATTGGCGGGTGCCGGGCTATCGCCGTCAGCTCTACCGCGACGACGCGGTGGTCCTGCGTGTGCAGAAGCTGGGCGAGTCCGACCGGATCATCACGCTGCTCAGCCGGCGGCACGGTCGCCTGCGGGCCGTCGCCCGCGGCGTGCGGCGCACCACCTCGCGGTTCGGGGCGCGGCTGGAGCCCTTCGGGCACGTCGACCTGCAGATCGCCGGCGATCCCCACGGCGCCGGCAGCGGCCTGCACACGGTCAGCCAGGTCGAGGCCATCCAGCTCTACGGCAAGCGGTTCCTCGACGACTACCCCCGCTACACGGCGGCCAGCGCGATCGCGGAGACCGCCGAGCGGCTGACCCCGGTCGAGCGGGAGCCGTCGCTGCGGTTGTTCCTGCTCACACTCGGCGCGATCCGGGCGTTGGCCGCCCGCGAGCACGCGGGGACGCTCGTGCTCGACGCGTACCTCCTGCGCGGCATGGGTGTCGCCGGTTGGGCGCCGGCGCTGGCGGAATGTGCCGTTTGCGGGACAGGGGGCCAGCACAAGGCATTCTCCGTACCCGCCGGTGGGGCAGTTTGTCCGGATTGCCGGCCGCCGGGCGCGGCCCATCCGGCGCCCGCGACGCTCGACCTGATGGTCGCCCTGTCGTCCGGCGACTGGCACGTCGCCGACGCGGCCGAGGTCGGCGCGCGCCGGGAGTGCAGCGGCCTGGTCGCCGCGCACCTGCAGTGGCACCTCGAGCGGGGGTTACGCTCGCTGCCGCTGGTTGATCGCACGACGGGGGACGAACAAAAATGATCAGGTCACGCGGTACGCGCCGCGAGGTGCGCCCGCCGACGCCGCACGTGTCGGGTGGCCGCCCGCCGGAGCTGCCGGCCGGGAGCCTCCCCAAGCACGTGGCGATCGTGATGGATGGCAACGGCCGCTGGGCCAAGGAGCGCGGGCTGCCCCGGACGGCGGGACACGAGCGCGGCGAGTACTCGCTCTTCGACACGATCGAGGGCGCGATCGAGCTCGGCATCCCCTACCTGACGGCGTACGCCTTCTCCACCGAGAACTGGCGCCGCTCGCCCGACGAGGTCCGCTTCCTGATGGGCTTCAACCGCGACGTCATCCGGCGCCGCCGCGACCAGCTGGTCGACCTCGGGGTGCGGGTGGTCTGGTCCGGGCGGGCCGGACGGCTGTGGAAGAGCGTGATCTCCGAGCTGCAGACCGCCGAGGAGATGTCGCGCGGCAACTCGACGCTGACGCTGCAGTTCTGCGTCAACTACGGCGGCCAGGCGGAGATCGCCGACGCGGCGGCCGCGATCGCCCGCGACGCGATGGCGGGCAAGATCGACCCGGACCGGATCTCCGAGAAGACCATCCAGCGCTACCTCTACCACCCCGAAGTGCCCGAAGTGGACATGTTCCTGCGGCCGTCGGGCGAGCAGCGCACGTCGAACTTCATGCTCTGGCAGTCCGCGTACGCCGAGCTCGTCTTCCTCGACACCCTCTGGCCCGACTTCGACCGGCGCCACCTCTGGTACGCCTGCGAGCTGTTCGCCCAGCGCGACCGCCGCTTCGGCGGGGCGATCCCGAACCCGGTGCCGCCCCCGCCCGCCGAATAAACCTGGCCAAGGCCGGCGACGGCGTGTACGGTCGTCGCATGCGTTACTGATGCCCCCAGGGATTCTGTGTGCCGGTCCGCCAGTCGGCGGTCTTCGAGCGCCCGGGGCGTCATTCCTTTTCTCAGATCAGTGAGCGCCGCCGGGCATCCGTCTGTCCCTCCCCGTTTCCGGAGGTCCTTCGCATGCCTGCATCCGATAAGTTCACCGTCGACCTGTCCGGCGCCGAGTTGCCCGACCTCGAGCTGGGCGGCGGCGGTGGCAACCGCGCGTCGCGCCGGGCGAAGTCGAAGCCGGCGCACGGCCACGACCGCGCCGTCCAGTCCACAAAGGCCGGTCGTGGAAAGCCGGCGGCCCAACCGAAGCGCTACGCCTTCCGCCGCGCGTAGTAACTGGGGTCCCTTCCTGACGCCAACGTCAGGAAGGGGCCCTTCCTATGCGGAAAGCGAAAGGAACGGCTCGTTCTTGACGTCCGTGTTAGTAACGGGCCGTTCCTCTGCGGAAAGCGTTAACAACGGGCCGTTCCTTCACAGGCGGGGCCAGGGGCGGCGGAGGTCGAGCGCGTAGAGGACCTTGTCGTAGCGGAGGTGGCCGACCGCCACGAAGTCGACGAGCCGCCCGTACTCGTTGAAGCCCAACGTGCGATAGAGCGCCAGCGCGCGTTCGTTGTCGCCGCGGGCGTCCAGGGTCAGCACCTCGATGCCGGCCTTGCGGGCGCTGGCCACCAGCCCTTCGGTCAACGCCCGCCCGATGCCGCGCCCCTGGTAGGCCTCGGCGACCGCGACCCGCTCCAGGTCCGCGTGGGGCCGGTGCGTCTGCCGCGCATAGCGGCGCCAGTAACCGAGC
Protein-coding regions in this window:
- the recO gene encoding DNA repair protein RecO yields the protein MPGYRRQLYRDDAVVLRVQKLGESDRIITLLSRRHGRLRAVARGVRRTTSRFGARLEPFGHVDLQIAGDPHGAGSGLHTVSQVEAIQLYGKRFLDDYPRYTAASAIAETAERLTPVEREPSLRLFLLTLGAIRALAAREHAGTLVLDAYLLRGMGVAGWAPALAECAVCGTGGQHKAFSVPAGGAVCPDCRPPGAAHPAPATLDLMVALSSGDWHVADAAEVGARRECSGLVAAHLQWHLERGLRSLPLVDRTTGDEQK
- a CDS encoding isoprenyl transferase, translating into MIRSRGTRREVRPPTPHVSGGRPPELPAGSLPKHVAIVMDGNGRWAKERGLPRTAGHERGEYSLFDTIEGAIELGIPYLTAYAFSTENWRRSPDEVRFLMGFNRDVIRRRRDQLVDLGVRVVWSGRAGRLWKSVISELQTAEEMSRGNSTLTLQFCVNYGGQAEIADAAAAIARDAMAGKIDPDRISEKTIQRYLYHPEVPEVDMFLRPSGEQRTSNFMLWQSAYAELVFLDTLWPDFDRRHLWYACELFAQRDRRFGGAIPNPVPPPPAE
- a CDS encoding N-acetyltransferase, producing MSVRLAEITDTADVAALLPQAHRILADLVASGAALGWTLPPDRAEVRDLLTELVEGAGSGEAALLVAYASGDDVPSPSSLNRSAPLPDGSRVAGLGYWRRYARQTHRPHADLERVAVAEAYQGRGIGRALTEGLVASARKAGIEVLTLDARGDNERALALYRTLGFNEYGRLVDFVAVGHLRYDKVLYALDLRRPWPRL